CCGCAGCGCTGTTCCTGCGCCGCACCCCCCTGACTGCCGGGGGCGGCCCACCCCGTCCCCGGCACCCCACCCCACACCCATCCTCACAGGAGAGACGTTATGACCCAGACCACCGAACGAAAGGCCGACGCCGGCCTCCGCGAAGGGGTGATGTCCGGCCCCGAACTCGCGGCCCAGGCCATCGCCAGCATCGCGCCGAGCGCCGTCATCGCGTTCACCGCCGCCTCGATCTTCCTCGGAGCCGGCAACGGCACCATGTTCGCGTTCCTGCTCGCCACCATCGTCATCCTGTGCGTCGGCTACATCGTCTCGATGTTCGCCCGCCAGCACGCATCGGCCGGTTCGCTCTACACCTACGTCTCGAAGGGACTCGGCCCGACCGGCGCATTCGCCGCCGGCGTCGCTCTGCTCATCGGCTCCTGGGGCATCGCGGCCGGATCGCTCGGCGGTGCAGTCTCCTACGCGTCCGATCTGCTGCAGATCTTCGGGATCCCCGCGACCGGCACGGTCTGGCTGATCGTGCTCACGGTCGTCATCGGCGGTCTCGCGACGTTCTTCACCATTCGTGGGATCCGGATCTCGGCTCGCGTCTCCCTGGTGCTCGAGCTCGTCTCCGTCTTCATCATCGTGGTCCTCCTCGTCGCCGCGCTCATCTGGCTCGGGCCGGACGCCTGGGACCCCGCGCAGTTCTCCTTCGAGGGCGTACCGTTCCAGGGCGTCGCCGCGGGCATGGTGCTCGGTATCCTCGGCTTCGTCGGCTTCTCCTCAGCCGATGCGCTCGGCCGCGAGGCGCGGAACCCGCACACCGCGATCCCGCGCGCGATCATGTGGAGCGCCGTCGTGGTGGGTGTGCTCTACGTCTTCGCCGCCTACACGCAGATCGCCGTGCTCGGCGACGAGCTCGGCGAGGTCGCGAGCCCGCTCCAGGCGATCAACGAGCGCATCGGCATGCCGGGCTGGTTCGCGCCCGTGCTGGTCTTCGGCGTCGCCGCCTCGTTCTTCGCCGTGGTCGTCGCGCCGCTCAACGTGGTCGGTCGCATCATCTACGTGATGGGCAAGGAGGGCGTCGTGCCCGAGCGCTTCGGCCGCACGCACGAGACCCACCTGACGCCGCACCGCGTGCTGCTCATCGCCGGACCCGCCGCGATCCTGCTCGACGTGATCCTGCTCCTCGCGGGCACCCACCCGATGGACATCGTGGTGTGGGTCGACACCTACGCGACCTACGGCTACATGGTGGCCTACGCGCTCGTCGCGATCGCCGGGGTCATCTACACCCGCAAGCACGCCATGCCGAACACCCTGATCTGGATCGCCGCGGTCGTCGCGGTCGTCGCGATGGCCTACGTGTTCTTCGCGAACGTGTGGCCCGTCCCGGCGTTCCCGATCAACATCCTCCCGTACCTCTTCGTGGCCACGATGCTGCTCGCGTTCCTGCGGTTCTGGTGGATCAAGGCGAACCGCCCCGAGGTGCTGAAGAACATCGGCAACACGCACACCGACATGCTCGAGGGTGTGGGCTGAGCCCCGAGCGTCCGCGCGTTGCGCACCGAACACCGCGTCCCCGTCCTCCGTCATCCGCGCACTCGCGCGACGGAGGGCGGGGACGCGCGGGTCTCCGCGCCGCGCCGTGCACGACTATCCGACCCCGCGGCACACGCCCGGGGCATGCACCGCACGCTAAGCTAGACGGGTTCGTTCCGAGCCCTGGGCTCCGTGCGCACGGCTTCAGGGGCCAATCCGGGTCCGCTCGCCACCGGTCCGTCGTCGGCGGATCCCGAGCGCCTGCGAACCCGACCCCCACCCGAGCGAGGAGCGATCGATGACTCACCCCCCGCAGCGCCCCGCGCCAGGAGCCGCGGTCTCAGGCGGATCCTCGGATCCGAACGCGATCGATCCGCGGGTCTTCCCGCCGAGCGCGCGTCGCGGTCGCCAGTGCGGTGAACTCAAGATCGGCGACCTCCGCGCGACCGCCCTTACCGAGTCCTTCGGTTCCCCGCTCTACGTGGTCGACGAGGATGCGGCGCGGGCGACCGCCCGGGTGATCCGCGAGGCGCTGCAGGGCGAAGCCCGCCGCGTCGGCACCGAGGCCACCGTCTACTACGCGAGCAAGGCGTTCCTGTGCGTCGAGGTCGCCCGCTGGATGGCGGAGGAAGGCCTGGCGATCGACGTGGCGAGCGGCGGGGAACTCGCTGTGGCGCTCGCCGCAGGCGTGGATCCCGCCCGCATCGGGTTCCACGGCAACAACAAATCAGTGGCCGAGATCGAGCGCGCCGTGCGCGCCGGGGTCGGCACCCTCATCATCGACAGCGAGGTCGAGACCGGCAGGATCGCCGCAGCGGCCAGCGCGGCGGGCGTCCGTCAGCGGGTCCGCCTCCGGGTCAACAGCGGCGTCCACGCCTCCACCCACGCCTACCTCGCGACCTCCCACGAGGACCAGAAGTTCGGTCAGCCGCTCGGCGAGGCCGCGCGTCTCGTCGGCGACATCCTCGCCCACGAGACGCTTGAGTTCGTCGGTCTCCACTGCCACATCGGCTCGCAGATCTTCGCCACCGACGGCTTCCGCGAGTCCGCGCGCCGGCTGCTCAGCGTGTACCGCGAGCTGGGTGAGCTCGCGGGGTCGCCGATCCCGGAGCTCAATCTCGGCGGCGGTTTTGGCATCGCCTACACGAGCGCCGAGGCCGACGAGGCACCGCAGATCGCCGAGATCGCCCGCGAGCTCGCCGACATCGTCGCGTCGAGCGCCGAGGAGTTCGGGATCCCGATCCCGAAGCTCGCGTTCGAGCCCGGTCGCGCCGTGATCGGGCAAGCGGGCGTGACGCTCTACACCGTCGGAACGACCAAAACGGTGCAGCTGGCGGGGTCGGACGCCGCGGAGGATCCCGCGGACCGCGGCTACCCCGAACGCCTCTACGTGAGTGTGGACGGCGGCATGAGCGACAATCCGCGCCCCGCGCTCTACGGCGCGGACTACCAGGTGCGGATCGCGAACCGCTCGAGCGAGGCCGATCCCGCGCTCGTGCGGGTGGTCGGCAAGCACTGCGAGTCGGGCGACATCGTCGTGGATCGGGACGAGCTGCCGGGCGACGTCCGCCCGGGGGACACCCTCGCGGTCGCCGCGACCGGCGCCTACTGCTGGTCGCTCTCGAGCACCTACAACTACGTCCCCCGGCCACCCGTCGTCGCGATTCGCGGCGGCGTGGCCCGCGTCATCGTGCGCGGGCAGACCGAAGAAGATTTACTCGCACAGAGCGTCGTCACCGGCGACGCCCGCACGAATGGAGATACGAAGTGAACGGATACCGCGATCTTCGCGTGGCGCTGCTGGGCTGCGGCTCGGTCGGCGCCCAGGTGGCACGGCTCATCCTCGAGCACGGCGATGAGCTGGCAGCGCGCGCCGGAGCGCGGCTGACGCTCGCCGGGATCGCGGTGCGCGCGATCGACGCGCCGCGCGACGTCGACCTGCCGCGGGACCTCTTCACGACGGACGCGGAGCGCCTCGTGCAGGGCGCCGACATCGTGATCGAGCTGATGGGAGGCATCGAGCCCGCGAAGTCGCTCATTCTGCAGGCGCTGCAGGGCGGTGCCGACGTCGTGACCGCGAACAAGGCGCTGATCGCGGCGCACGGGCCGGAGCTCGCAGAGGCCGCCGAGCAGGTCGGCGCCCAGCTCTCCTACGAGGCTGCCGTGGCGGCCGCGATCCCGATCCTCCGTCCCCTCCGCGAGAGCCTCGCCGGCGACCACATCACCCGTGTGCTCGGGATCGTGAACGGGTCGACGAACTACATCCTCGACCGCATGGATCGCTTCGGCGACAGCGCGGAGGACGCGGCGCGCCTCGCGAGCGAGCTCGGGTACCTCGAGGCCGATCCCACCCTCGACGTCGAGGGCTACGACGCGGCGCAGAAGGCGACGATCCTCGCGAGCATCGCCTTTCACACCGAGGTGCCGGTCGACGCCGTCTACCGCGAGGGCATCACGAAGATCACCGCGGCCCAGATCGATGCCGCGAAGCACGCCGGCTACGTCATCAAGCTGCTCGCGATCGCGGAGCGGATCACCTCGGCCGACGGTACCGACGGCGTCTCGGCCCGGGTGTACCCGGCGCTGATCGAGCGCGACCACCCGCTCGCGGTGGTCTACGGCGGCAAGAACGCCGTGTTCGTCGAGGCCGAGGCCGCCGGCGAGCTCATGTTCTACGGTGCCGGCGCCGGTGGCGCTGAGACGGCCTCGGCGGTGCTGGGCGACCTGGTCTCCGCGGCGCGGCGCCACGTCGTCGGCGGCCCCGGGATCCCGGGATCGCTGCACGCGGAGCTTCCGATCCTGCCGGTGAGCGAGGTCAGCACGGCGTACCAGGTGATGCTCGAGGTGCGCGATGAGCCGGGTGTGCTCGCGGGGGTCGCGGGGATCCTCGCCACGCACGGCGTCTCGGCGGCGAGCGTCGAGCAGTCGGTCGAGCCCGGCGCGACGGGGCGGGCGACGCTCGTCATCGGCACGCACGTCGCCCGCGAGGGCGATCTCGCGGCAATGGTCGAGGCCCTGCGCACGAGCGACACGGTCGTGAGTGTCACGAGCATCCTCCGTCTCGAGGGACAGGCGTGAGCGCGGCACGCGCCGTCCGCGTCCGCGTTCCCGCCACGAGCGCCAACCTCGGCCCGGGGTTCGACACGCTGGGGATCGCGCTCGCCTACGGCGACGAGCTGACCGCCGAGACACGAGAGGCGCCGGGCGCGACGGTCGTCGTCACCGGTGTCGGCGCGGGGGAGGTGCCCACCGATGAGACGAACCTCGTCGTGCGCTCGGTCGCCCACGTCTTCGAGCGCCTCGGCCGTGAGCTGCCGGGGCTCCACATCACGGCGCACAACCGGATCCCGCACGGGCGGGGCATGGGATCGTCGGGCTCGGCGATCGTGTCGGGCGTGATGATCGCCGCGGGGCTGCTGGAGAGCGACCCGAACGATCCGATCGCGCTCACCGAGGAGCAGTTGCTGGCGTTCGCGACGGATCTCGAGGGGCACCCCGACAACGTCGCTCCGGCGCTGTTCGGCGGGTTGACGATCGCCTGGACCACCCCCGACGGGCCGCGGTTCAAGCGGCTCATGGTGCACCGCGGCGTCGCGCCGCTCGTGCTCGTGCCCGGCTTCACGATGTCGACCGCGCTGGCGCGGAGCCTCCAGCCGGCGCAGGTGCCGCACGCGGACGCGGTGTTCAACGTGTCGCGCTCCGCACTGCTGATCGCCGCGCTCACCCAGAGCCCCGAGCTGCTGCTCGAGGCGACGGAGGATCGCCTGCACCAGAACTACCGCGGCGAGGCCATGCCGGCCACGCGCGATCTCATCGGAGACCTGCGCGCGGCGGGTCACGCGGCAGTGGTGTCGGGGGCAGGGCCCTCGATCCTCGTGCTCTCGAACGGCCCGGCGGAGCGGCTCGCAGCCGCCGACCTCGTCGCCGCTCGCGGAGACGAATGGCGGGCGTTGCTCCTGGCCGTCGACACCAAGGGTGCTACAGTGGAGGCGATCCCCGCGCACTAGCGCGAGTGTTCGAGAGGGCCGAGCCCTCGCGGAGTCGTTCCGGCTCCGTCGCACGCGCCCTTCGAGGTGCATCGCTGCGAAACGTGGATCGTTTTCCTCGCCGGCATGTGACCGGTGATCCCGACGCACATCTGTGCACCCCCGCGTGGAGGAGAAGCCGAGTGACTGCTCTCTTCTGGCGGCGTTCTGAAAGGAAGAACGTGGAACTGAACGCGAATGAATCCACCCCCACCACCGCTGCGGACGCCGCTCCGGTCGCCGAGAAGCCCGTGCGTCGCCGCGCGTCGCGTCGGGTGACCGCTGCGGCCGGCGCTGCGCCGGAGGTCACCGAGGCAGCGGCTCCGGCTGCTGCCGAGGCACCCGCCGCTGCTGCTTCGGCCCCTGCTGCTGAGGCACCCGCTGCTCCGGCAGCCGAGGAGGCGCCGAAGAAGCGCGCGACGCGCAGCCGCAAGAAGGCGGCTGAATCGACCGACGCTGCTCCGGCGAGCGATGCCGCCGCTGCGGACGCGCCCGCGGAGGCCGCCGCTGCTGATGCTCCCGCTGCCGATGCTCCCGCTGCCGAGGCGCCGGCTGCCGAGGCGCCGAAGAAGCGCGCGACACGCAGCCGCAAGAAGGCCGCTGATCCCGCAGAGGCTGCTGAGGCCGCGGGCGATGCCGCAACGGCCTCCACGGAAGCACCCGCCTCCACTGAGGTCCCGGCCGCCGACGCCGCCGCGGGCGCGACGACCGGCGCTGCGGAGTCCGAGGCCACCGAGACCGCTGCCCCCGCGCGCCGCACCCGCGGCGGCCGCCGAGCGCAGTCCGACGCCGCAGCGGCGCCGGCCGAAGCCGAGGCCGCCGAGGCCTCCGCTCAGCAGGGCGCCAAGAACGACGGAACCGACGCCGCCGGTGACGGCGCGTCCGACAATGGCCGGTCGCGCAACCGCCGCGGTCGCGGCGCGAAGAACGACGCCGAGCAGTCCGAGGGCGAGCAGAACGGCGGCAACGCCGATGAGTCCAAGTCGCGCGGCCAAGGCCAGAACGGCAACCAGAACCGTGGCCAGGGCCAGGGCCAGAACGGCCCGAAGAACGACGACAACTCGACCCGCTCGAGCCGCACGCGCCAGCGCGATCGCAAGCGTCGGGGTCAGGGCGACGACTTCGAGCCCGAGATCACCGAGGACGACGTGCTGCTGCCCATCGCGGGCATCCTCGACGTGCTCGACAACTACGCTTTCGTGCGCACGAGCGGCTACCTGCCCGGTACCAGCGACGTCTACGTCTCGCTCGGACAGGTGAAGAAGTACGCGCTGCGCCGCGGCGACGCCGTGGTCGGTGCGATCCGCCAGCCGCGCGAGGGCGAGGGCGGCAGCCGTCAGAAGTACAACGCGATCGTGAAGATCGACTCCGTCAACGGCCGTCAGGTCGATGAGGACGAGACGCGCGCCGACGAGGCCGAGCTGACGCCGGTCTTCCCGCAGGAGCGCCTTCGCTTCGAAACCTCCGCCGAGCAGCTCGTCGGGCGCGGGATCGATCTGGTCGCCCCCATCGGCCTCGGCCAGCGCGGCCTCCTCGTGGTGCCGGCGCAGGCCTCGGCGACCGGCCTCCTCACCGAGCTGGCCGCCGCGGTCACCGCGAACAAGCCCGACGCGCACCTCATGGTGGTGCTGACGGACGCGCGGCCCGAGGTCGTCACCCAGCTCCAGCGCACCGTGCACGGCGAGGTCGTCGCCGCGACGTTCGACCGGTCCGCTGAGGATCAGACGACGGTCGCCGAGCTGGCCATCGACCGTGCGCGTCGTCTCGTCGAGCTCGGCCACGACGTCGTCGTGCTGCTCGACTCGCTCAACCGTCTGGCCCGCGCCTACGCGCAGACCCAGCCGGGTGCCGTGAAGGTCGCCACCGACGTGGTCGACGAGTACGCGATCGCGCAGGTCAAGCGACTGCTCGCCGCCGCGCGCAACCTCGAGAACGGCGGATCGCTCACGATCCTCGCGACGACGCAGACCGGCACCGGGGTGCAGGTCGACAAGACCCTGCTGCGCGAGGTGCGCCAGGTCGCCAACAGCGAGGTCCGCTTCACGAAGACGGCCATCGGGCACACTCCCGCGGTCGACCTCGGTGCCTCGCACACGCTGCAGGCCGACACGATGCTCGGGGCCGACGAGGCGCGCGTCCTCGCGCAGCTCCAGGTGTCCCTCACCGAAGACGACGCCGTCGAGAGCCTGCGGGCCCGCCTCCGCTCGTCCTCCTCGAACGCCGCGCTGCTCGCTGAGATCCAGCGCGCCGGAGGCATCTCCTAGGTTCCGGACCGTCGCCCTCGCGCTCAGCCGCGGGGGCGACACTGGAACTCCATCGGTGAGAGAGTCCGCGCTCCGCTTCGCGGCCGCGGAACGACGAGAGGTCACGAATGTTCGAACAGGTCGAGGGGCTGCTCCGCGAG
Above is a genomic segment from Leucobacter rhizosphaerae containing:
- the rho gene encoding transcription termination factor Rho; this translates as MELNANESTPTTAADAAPVAEKPVRRRASRRVTAAAGAAPEVTEAAAPAAAEAPAAAASAPAAEAPAAPAAEEAPKKRATRSRKKAAESTDAAPASDAAAADAPAEAAAADAPAADAPAAEAPAAEAPKKRATRSRKKAADPAEAAEAAGDAATASTEAPASTEVPAADAAAGATTGAAESEATETAAPARRTRGGRRAQSDAAAAPAEAEAAEASAQQGAKNDGTDAAGDGASDNGRSRNRRGRGAKNDAEQSEGEQNGGNADESKSRGQGQNGNQNRGQGQGQNGPKNDDNSTRSSRTRQRDRKRRGQGDDFEPEITEDDVLLPIAGILDVLDNYAFVRTSGYLPGTSDVYVSLGQVKKYALRRGDAVVGAIRQPREGEGGSRQKYNAIVKIDSVNGRQVDEDETRADEAELTPVFPQERLRFETSAEQLVGRGIDLVAPIGLGQRGLLVVPAQASATGLLTELAAAVTANKPDAHLMVVLTDARPEVVTQLQRTVHGEVVAATFDRSAEDQTTVAELAIDRARRLVELGHDVVVLLDSLNRLARAYAQTQPGAVKVATDVVDEYAIAQVKRLLAAARNLENGGSLTILATTQTGTGVQVDKTLLREVRQVANSEVRFTKTAIGHTPAVDLGASHTLQADTMLGADEARVLAQLQVSLTEDDAVESLRARLRSSSSNAALLAEIQRAGGIS
- the lysA gene encoding diaminopimelate decarboxylase encodes the protein MTHPPQRPAPGAAVSGGSSDPNAIDPRVFPPSARRGRQCGELKIGDLRATALTESFGSPLYVVDEDAARATARVIREALQGEARRVGTEATVYYASKAFLCVEVARWMAEEGLAIDVASGGELAVALAAGVDPARIGFHGNNKSVAEIERAVRAGVGTLIIDSEVETGRIAAAASAAGVRQRVRLRVNSGVHASTHAYLATSHEDQKFGQPLGEAARLVGDILAHETLEFVGLHCHIGSQIFATDGFRESARRLLSVYRELGELAGSPIPELNLGGGFGIAYTSAEADEAPQIAEIARELADIVASSAEEFGIPIPKLAFEPGRAVIGQAGVTLYTVGTTKTVQLAGSDAAEDPADRGYPERLYVSVDGGMSDNPRPALYGADYQVRIANRSSEADPALVRVVGKHCESGDIVVDRDELPGDVRPGDTLAVAATGAYCWSLSSTYNYVPRPPVVAIRGGVARVIVRGQTEEDLLAQSVVTGDARTNGDTK
- a CDS encoding homoserine dehydrogenase; protein product: MNGYRDLRVALLGCGSVGAQVARLILEHGDELAARAGARLTLAGIAVRAIDAPRDVDLPRDLFTTDAERLVQGADIVIELMGGIEPAKSLILQALQGGADVVTANKALIAAHGPELAEAAEQVGAQLSYEAAVAAAIPILRPLRESLAGDHITRVLGIVNGSTNYILDRMDRFGDSAEDAARLASELGYLEADPTLDVEGYDAAQKATILASIAFHTEVPVDAVYREGITKITAAQIDAAKHAGYVIKLLAIAERITSADGTDGVSARVYPALIERDHPLAVVYGGKNAVFVEAEAAGELMFYGAGAGGAETASAVLGDLVSAARRHVVGGPGIPGSLHAELPILPVSEVSTAYQVMLEVRDEPGVLAGVAGILATHGVSAASVEQSVEPGATGRATLVIGTHVAREGDLAAMVEALRTSDTVVSVTSILRLEGQA
- a CDS encoding APC family permease; translation: MTQTTERKADAGLREGVMSGPELAAQAIASIAPSAVIAFTAASIFLGAGNGTMFAFLLATIVILCVGYIVSMFARQHASAGSLYTYVSKGLGPTGAFAAGVALLIGSWGIAAGSLGGAVSYASDLLQIFGIPATGTVWLIVLTVVIGGLATFFTIRGIRISARVSLVLELVSVFIIVVLLVAALIWLGPDAWDPAQFSFEGVPFQGVAAGMVLGILGFVGFSSADALGREARNPHTAIPRAIMWSAVVVGVLYVFAAYTQIAVLGDELGEVASPLQAINERIGMPGWFAPVLVFGVAASFFAVVVAPLNVVGRIIYVMGKEGVVPERFGRTHETHLTPHRVLLIAGPAAILLDVILLLAGTHPMDIVVWVDTYATYGYMVAYALVAIAGVIYTRKHAMPNTLIWIAAVVAVVAMAYVFFANVWPVPAFPINILPYLFVATMLLAFLRFWWIKANRPEVLKNIGNTHTDMLEGVG
- the thrB gene encoding homoserine kinase; amino-acid sequence: MSAARAVRVRVPATSANLGPGFDTLGIALAYGDELTAETREAPGATVVVTGVGAGEVPTDETNLVVRSVAHVFERLGRELPGLHITAHNRIPHGRGMGSSGSAIVSGVMIAAGLLESDPNDPIALTEEQLLAFATDLEGHPDNVAPALFGGLTIAWTTPDGPRFKRLMVHRGVAPLVLVPGFTMSTALARSLQPAQVPHADAVFNVSRSALLIAALTQSPELLLEATEDRLHQNYRGEAMPATRDLIGDLRAAGHAAVVSGAGPSILVLSNGPAERLAAADLVAARGDEWRALLLAVDTKGATVEAIPAH